One Dehalococcoidia bacterium genomic region harbors:
- a CDS encoding NADH-quinone oxidoreductase subunit C, which produces MTTHGAQPPTPAVTASYPELEAALKEALAGVSYTAEYSLDELVVTVPPEHLLSVCRTLKEHPHLAFDYLRCISGVDWVANLQVVYHLWCMARRQKLVVKVNLPNDNPRVASVISVWRGADWHEREAAELLGIVFEGHPALKPLLLYEGFEGYPLRKSFAQGVKPGKEAEAAEKLHKPQIRLSAEKAPPEKGEGAP; this is translated from the coding sequence GTGACAACCCACGGCGCGCAGCCCCCGACGCCAGCCGTCACCGCCAGCTATCCCGAGCTGGAGGCAGCGCTCAAGGAGGCGCTGGCGGGCGTGTCCTACACGGCGGAGTATAGCCTGGACGAGCTGGTCGTCACCGTTCCTCCGGAGCATCTCCTCTCCGTCTGCCGCACGCTGAAGGAGCACCCCCATCTGGCCTTCGACTACCTGCGGTGCATCTCCGGCGTGGACTGGGTCGCGAACCTGCAGGTGGTCTATCACCTGTGGTGCATGGCGCGCCGCCAGAAGCTCGTCGTCAAGGTCAACCTGCCGAACGACAACCCGCGCGTCGCGTCCGTCATCTCGGTCTGGCGCGGCGCCGACTGGCACGAACGGGAGGCCGCTGAGCTTCTCGGGATCGTGTTCGAGGGGCATCCGGCGCTGAAGCCGCTGCTCCTCTACGAGGGGTTCGAGGGATATCCGCTGCGCAAGAGCTTCGCCCAGGGCGTGAAGCCGGGCAAGGAGGCGGAGGCCGCGGAGAAGCTGCACAAGCCACAGATACGGCTCTCGGCGGAGAAGGCGCCGCCGGAGAAAGGCGAAGGCGCCCCGTGA